The Pedobacter roseus genome contains a region encoding:
- a CDS encoding RNA polymerase sigma-70 factor, which produces MESNDTNLIRLIKSGNKQAFDEVFLKHFKSLHAYAFTIIKEKDDAEEIVQNVFVRIWTKREQLKTDGFLKSFLYRSVHNESLNYLKHQKVRSNFNIHYANAVKNDTGNLNTEIMATELEKNIHSAINELPEKCRNVFQLSRFDQMKYQEIADALNISIKTVENQMGKALKILRLRVVDFLILIFLLLK; this is translated from the coding sequence ATGGAAAGTAACGATACTAATCTTATCCGATTAATTAAAAGCGGTAATAAACAGGCTTTCGACGAAGTGTTTTTAAAGCATTTCAAAAGTCTGCATGCCTATGCTTTTACCATAATTAAAGAAAAAGATGATGCTGAAGAGATTGTTCAGAATGTGTTTGTACGCATCTGGACAAAAAGAGAACAACTTAAAACCGATGGATTTTTAAAATCATTTCTCTATCGTTCGGTACACAACGAAAGTCTAAATTATTTGAAGCATCAAAAAGTGAGATCAAATTTTAACATTCACTATGCCAATGCTGTGAAAAACGATACAGGAAATTTAAATACGGAGATCATGGCAACAGAACTGGAAAAGAATATTCATTCGGCAATAAACGAGCTGCCTGAAAAATGCAGAAATGTATTTCAGTTAAGCAGGTTCGACCAGATGAAATACCAGGAAATTGCTGATGCACTAAATATTTCTATCAAAACGGTAGAAAATCAGATGGGGAAAGCATTAAAGATTTTACGCCTTAGGGTAGTAGATTTTCTAATCCTAATTTTTTTATTATTGAAATAA
- a CDS encoding SDR family NAD(P)-dependent oxidoreductase has protein sequence MKQLTALITGASEGLGKSFAIESAKRGLGLVLVSLPSSGLEHLANYLRVNFNSKVLCIELDLTKNDAAIEIFKELKERKIEVNVLINNAGLGNWSWFEDKNVDFYRTQIDLNITNTVLLTRLFLNHIDKSEASYILNVGSLGGHFIVPKKQVYGATKSFIGYFTRCLQLELSGTNVHISLLSPGGINTKPELLVMNNELKGFAKATILEADYVAKTAMDGMLKGKKEIIPGLANRFLVVLDKIIPHFLKEIIIRRKLKSILTT, from the coding sequence ATGAAACAGTTAACAGCATTAATTACAGGTGCAAGTGAGGGTTTGGGCAAATCTTTCGCCATTGAATCGGCCAAACGCGGCCTCGGGCTGGTATTGGTTTCGCTACCCAGCAGTGGCTTGGAACACTTGGCAAATTATCTCCGTGTAAATTTTAACAGCAAAGTTTTGTGCATTGAGCTCGATTTAACCAAAAACGATGCGGCAATCGAAATATTTAAAGAACTAAAGGAACGTAAAATTGAGGTCAATGTTTTAATCAATAATGCGGGTTTGGGAAACTGGAGTTGGTTTGAAGATAAAAATGTTGATTTTTACCGGACGCAGATTGATCTTAACATTACCAATACCGTGCTGCTTACCCGTTTGTTTTTAAACCATATCGATAAAAGTGAGGCAAGCTATATTTTAAATGTTGGCAGTTTGGGAGGACATTTTATCGTTCCAAAAAAACAGGTTTATGGGGCAACCAAATCTTTTATCGGTTATTTTACCCGTTGTTTGCAACTCGAATTGAGCGGTACAAATGTGCACATTAGTTTACTTAGTCCAGGCGGCATAAACACGAAACCCGAGTTATTGGTAATGAATAATGAGTTGAAAGGTTTTGCCAAGGCCACTATCTTAGAGGCAGATTATGTTGCCAAAACAGCAATGGATGGAATGCTTAAAGGGAAGAAAGAAATAATACCAGGCCTTGCCAACCGTTTTCTGGTTGTGTTGGATAAAATTATACCACACTTTTTAAAAGAAATTATAATTAGGCGTAAATTGAAATCGATTTTAACAACTTAG
- a CDS encoding NAD-dependent epimerase/dehydratase family protein — protein MEVVANKYLRVLVTGASGFIGRKLSFALAEIGYEVIALCRNIKHPFLIQHRNIQFVKGDVLDSASLECAMKDCYQVYHTAAMAKMWCRNEQDFYDVNVVGTRNVLHCALKLGVERVVHTSTCGVWGPTLNLPVSENDPRAVGFPISYERTKYLAELEVKEFVKKGLEVVIVNPSRVYGDGPITDSNTVSKMVTGYINGTWHFIPGDGKAIANYAFVDDVVDGHIAAMQNGRNGERYILGGIDVSFNGFFNTLKELTGKQRNLYKIPVSMIKAYSLLESIKTRLFNLTPFFLPEFADRLRCNQQYSSNKAIAELNYRITPFAVGLGKTINHFKPN, from the coding sequence ATGGAAGTTGTAGCAAATAAATATTTGAGGGTTTTGGTTACAGGGGCTTCAGGTTTTATCGGCCGGAAATTAAGTTTTGCACTGGCAGAAATAGGCTACGAGGTAATTGCACTTTGCCGGAACATAAAGCATCCTTTCTTGATTCAACACAGAAATATCCAGTTTGTAAAAGGTGATGTTTTGGATTCTGCAAGTTTAGAATGTGCCATGAAAGATTGTTATCAGGTTTATCATACCGCTGCCATGGCCAAAATGTGGTGCAGAAATGAGCAGGATTTCTACGATGTGAATGTAGTCGGAACCCGAAATGTACTTCATTGTGCCTTGAAATTGGGTGTAGAAAGGGTAGTTCATACTTCAACCTGTGGTGTTTGGGGACCGACCTTAAATTTACCGGTTTCAGAAAATGATCCAAGAGCGGTTGGTTTCCCGATTAGTTACGAACGCACAAAATACCTGGCCGAGCTAGAGGTAAAAGAATTTGTGAAAAAAGGATTAGAGGTGGTGATTGTAAATCCATCGAGGGTTTATGGTGATGGACCGATTACCGATAGCAATACCGTGAGTAAAATGGTTACAGGTTATATCAACGGTACCTGGCATTTTATTCCGGGTGATGGAAAAGCAATAGCTAATTATGCTTTTGTTGATGATGTGGTAGATGGGCATATTGCTGCGATGCAAAATGGAAGAAATGGTGAACGCTATATTTTAGGAGGAATTGATGTTTCATTTAATGGCTTTTTTAATACCTTAAAGGAGCTTACGGGAAAACAACGAAATTTATATAAAATACCGGTTAGCATGATCAAAGCTTATAGTTTGCTGGAATCGATCAAAACAAGGCTATTTAACTTAACGCCATTTTTTCTGCCAGAATTTGCAGACAGGTTGAGGTGCAATCAGCAATATTCGAGCAACAAAGCCATTGCAGAACTAAATTACAGGATTACGCCTTTTGCGGTGGGTTTGGGAAAAACCATTAATCACTTTAAACCTAATTAA
- a CDS encoding DUF6134 family protein — protein MIPAIIIWICKKYFAPKTFTKFSSQNPVNPKSVAIALFLFCSLSSAFAQQSKFNIKRNGELIGEMYFQQKSEGENTYLTITSKVQTRFVFKINVETEDQAHFKNGRLLTSNVNRVVNGSTKEARKTSWVNNIYQLKTGDKISTLNQPISYNMMLLYTKEPVNISEIYSDNFQCFIPIQKNGAHQYRIKLPDGNYNDYHFENGICKLVVVNHSLYTIRMERV, from the coding sequence ATGATTCCAGCAATTATTATTTGGATCTGCAAGAAATATTTTGCTCCAAAAACCTTCACAAAATTCTCCTCCCAAAATCCGGTTAATCCAAAAAGTGTTGCTATAGCGCTTTTTCTGTTCTGTTCATTGTCGTCGGCTTTTGCTCAGCAAAGTAAGTTTAACATCAAACGTAATGGCGAATTGATTGGGGAAATGTATTTCCAGCAAAAGAGTGAAGGAGAAAATACCTATTTAACCATCACTTCAAAGGTACAGACGCGGTTTGTATTTAAAATCAATGTAGAAACAGAAGATCAGGCTCATTTTAAAAATGGCAGATTGCTCACCTCAAACGTGAACCGGGTCGTAAACGGTAGCACCAAAGAAGCCAGGAAAACAAGCTGGGTAAATAATATTTATCAGCTTAAAACAGGCGATAAAATCAGCACACTCAATCAGCCAATCAGTTATAACATGATGCTATTGTATACCAAAGAGCCTGTCAACATTTCTGAAATATATTCTGATAATTTTCAATGTTTTATTCCCATTCAAAAAAATGGTGCACATCAGTACCGTATTAAACTTCCGGATGGGAATTATAACGATTACCATTTCGAAAACGGGATCTGTAAACTGGTGGTTGTAAATCATTCATTGTACACCATCAGGATGGAAAGGGTTTAA
- a CDS encoding isoleucyl-tRNA synthetase, producing the protein MIKLLKLQKAVFVLVAGLLSFIAYKILDANGIKSGIYLQMLAGVLVIIGALWLLYPILFAKKDNDGNAEIITDPTVEVPVDEEEEKSVKE; encoded by the coding sequence ATGATCAAGCTGTTAAAATTGCAAAAAGCCGTTTTCGTACTCGTAGCTGGCCTCCTTTCTTTTATTGCCTATAAAATTTTAGATGCTAACGGAATTAAATCAGGTATATATTTACAAATGCTGGCAGGTGTACTCGTCATTATTGGTGCATTATGGCTGTTATATCCGATTTTATTTGCCAAAAAGGATAATGACGGCAATGCTGAAATCATCACCGATCCAACGGTTGAAGTTCCGGTAGATGAAGAAGAAGAAAAATCTGTAAAAGAATAA
- the ileS gene encoding isoleucine--tRNA ligase — translation MYSEFKQLELAKIGQEILDFWKKENIFEKSISSRPKSNPFTFYEGPPSANGMPGIHHVMARAIKDIFCRYKTIKGYQVKRKAGWDTHGLPVELGTEKELGITKEDIGKTISIEDYNEACKKTVMRYTDVWNDLTEKMGYWVDMDDPYITYKSKYMESVWWLLKQIYDKGLIYKGYTIQPYSPKAGTGLSSHEVNQPGAYRDVTDTTIVAQFKALPDTLPSFLQDFGDIYLLAWTTTPWTLPSNTALTVGPKIDYVLVKTFNQYTFLPTNVILAKNLVGKQFSKVFFESNEVEDFTNFKAGDKKIPYQILAECKGTELVGIRYEQLLTYTLPYQNAENAFRVISGDFVTTEDGTGIVHTAPTFGADDAKVAKEAIPEIPPMLVLDENDTPVPLVDLQGKFTKHVGPFAGKYVKNEYYNAGEAPEKSVDVEIAILLKEENKAFKVEKYVHSYPHSWRTDEPLLYYPLDSWFIKVTDVKDRMFDLNETINWKPKSTGEGRFGNWLKNANDWNLSRSRYWGIPLPIWRTEDKKEEVLIGSVEELYNAIEKSIAAGFQKENPFKGFEIGNMSEENYDLIDLHKNVVDKIVLVSPSGKPMSRESDLIDVWFDSGAMPYAQWHYPFENKETIDGNEDFPADFIAEGVDQTRGWFYTLHAISTLVFDKVAYKNVVSNGLVLDKNGQKMSKRLGNAADPFQTISEYGADATRWYMISNANPWDNLKFDIEGIAEVRRKFFGTLYNTYSFFALYANIDKFEIDKNNLSKVEDRTELDRWILSLLQTLSNEVDESYNTYEPTKATRAIQTFVDEHLSNWYIRLSRRRFWKGEMTDDKRAAYETLYTCLETLAQLMSPVAPFFADWLYRNLTITDAYAEQSVHLTLWKEADQSLIDTDLNERMVYAQDISSMVLSLRKKSGINVRQPLEKILIPSLSGDFEQKISKVADYILSETNVKHIEFITDTHGIVKKKLKPNFKSLGKKVGKDMSLVKQALENSNQDDIQRLENDGFIIVVGSSGEEFTINLSDDVEVFAEDIPGWQVTNLGSLTVALDVTITDELKQEGISRELVNRIQNLRKELNFEVTDRIKVSLQNDNLVANAVAKNKGYICAEILADELELTDTVTNANKITIDDVELSISVTKI, via the coding sequence ATGTATAGCGAATTTAAACAATTGGAACTTGCCAAAATAGGGCAGGAAATACTGGATTTTTGGAAAAAGGAAAACATCTTTGAAAAAAGCATTTCATCCCGTCCTAAATCTAATCCGTTTACTTTTTACGAAGGTCCACCCTCTGCCAATGGCATGCCGGGTATCCACCACGTAATGGCGCGTGCTATTAAGGATATTTTTTGCCGCTATAAAACAATTAAGGGTTATCAGGTTAAAAGAAAAGCTGGTTGGGATACACATGGTTTACCTGTTGAGCTTGGAACGGAAAAGGAATTAGGAATTACTAAAGAAGATATTGGTAAAACTATTTCTATTGAAGACTATAACGAAGCCTGTAAAAAAACAGTTATGCGCTACACCGATGTGTGGAACGACCTGACTGAAAAAATGGGCTATTGGGTAGATATGGATGATCCATACATTACCTATAAGTCCAAATACATGGAATCGGTATGGTGGCTTTTAAAACAGATTTACGATAAAGGATTAATCTATAAAGGTTATACAATTCAACCTTATTCTCCAAAAGCGGGTACAGGATTGAGTTCGCATGAAGTAAATCAGCCTGGCGCTTACAGAGATGTTACAGATACAACAATTGTAGCTCAGTTTAAAGCGTTACCTGATACGCTACCATCTTTTTTGCAGGATTTTGGGGATATCTATTTGTTAGCGTGGACCACAACACCGTGGACTTTACCATCAAACACTGCTTTAACGGTTGGACCCAAAATCGACTATGTTTTAGTCAAAACGTTTAACCAATATACATTTTTGCCAACAAATGTAATTTTGGCAAAAAACCTGGTTGGAAAGCAGTTTAGTAAAGTTTTCTTTGAAAGCAATGAAGTTGAAGATTTTACAAATTTTAAAGCTGGCGACAAAAAAATCCCTTATCAAATCCTTGCCGAATGCAAAGGAACTGAGTTAGTAGGCATTAGATACGAACAACTTTTAACTTACACCTTGCCATACCAAAATGCTGAAAACGCATTTAGGGTAATTTCCGGAGATTTCGTAACTACTGAAGATGGTACAGGTATCGTTCATACCGCCCCTACTTTTGGTGCGGATGATGCTAAAGTAGCTAAAGAAGCCATTCCGGAAATACCACCTATGCTGGTGTTAGACGAGAATGATACGCCTGTTCCATTAGTAGATTTGCAGGGTAAATTCACCAAACATGTTGGTCCTTTCGCAGGTAAATATGTAAAAAACGAATATTACAATGCTGGTGAAGCACCTGAAAAATCGGTTGATGTAGAAATCGCTATTTTATTAAAAGAAGAAAATAAAGCCTTTAAAGTAGAAAAATATGTTCACAGTTATCCACACAGCTGGAGAACTGATGAGCCACTTTTATATTATCCTTTAGATTCGTGGTTTATTAAGGTTACAGATGTTAAAGACAGGATGTTCGATCTTAATGAAACCATTAACTGGAAACCAAAATCAACCGGCGAGGGGCGTTTTGGAAACTGGTTGAAAAATGCCAACGACTGGAATTTATCACGTTCGAGGTACTGGGGAATTCCTTTACCCATCTGGAGAACTGAAGATAAAAAAGAAGAAGTATTAATTGGCTCTGTTGAAGAACTTTACAATGCCATTGAAAAATCTATAGCCGCTGGTTTCCAAAAAGAAAATCCTTTTAAAGGATTCGAAATCGGAAACATGTCTGAAGAGAATTACGACCTGATTGACTTACATAAAAATGTAGTTGATAAGATTGTTTTAGTATCTCCATCAGGCAAACCGATGAGCCGCGAAAGCGATTTGATTGATGTTTGGTTCGATTCTGGTGCGATGCCTTATGCACAGTGGCACTACCCTTTTGAAAACAAAGAAACCATTGATGGAAATGAAGATTTCCCTGCAGATTTTATCGCTGAAGGTGTAGATCAAACCCGTGGCTGGTTTTATACCCTGCATGCAATCTCTACATTAGTTTTTGATAAAGTAGCGTACAAAAATGTAGTTTCGAATGGACTGGTATTAGACAAAAACGGACAAAAAATGTCTAAACGTTTGGGGAATGCCGCTGATCCGTTCCAAACCATTAGCGAGTATGGTGCTGATGCAACGCGTTGGTACATGATTTCTAATGCAAATCCTTGGGACAACCTAAAATTCGACATCGAGGGGATTGCAGAAGTTCGCCGTAAATTCTTCGGAACCCTTTACAACACTTATTCTTTCTTTGCTTTATACGCTAACATCGATAAGTTCGAAATCGACAAAAATAATTTAAGCAAAGTTGAAGACAGAACAGAATTAGACCGTTGGATTTTATCGTTATTGCAAACCCTAAGCAACGAAGTTGATGAAAGTTACAACACATACGAGCCAACTAAAGCAACCCGTGCCATCCAGACTTTTGTTGATGAACATTTGAGCAACTGGTACATCAGGTTAAGCCGTCGCCGTTTCTGGAAAGGAGAGATGACCGACGATAAACGCGCAGCTTATGAAACACTTTATACTTGTTTAGAAACCTTAGCACAGTTGATGAGCCCGGTTGCACCTTTCTTTGCCGATTGGTTATACAGAAACTTAACCATTACCGATGCATATGCAGAGCAGTCTGTTCACTTAACTTTATGGAAAGAGGCTGATCAAAGTTTGATTGATACTGATTTGAATGAGCGTATGGTTTACGCTCAGGATATTTCATCAATGGTTTTATCGCTGCGTAAAAAATCGGGAATCAATGTACGTCAGCCATTGGAGAAAATCTTAATCCCATCTTTAAGTGGTGATTTTGAGCAAAAGATCTCTAAAGTTGCAGATTATATTCTTTCTGAAACGAATGTAAAACATATCGAATTCATTACCGATACGCATGGCATAGTTAAGAAAAAGCTTAAACCAAACTTCAAATCGTTGGGTAAAAAAGTGGGTAAAGATATGAGTCTGGTTAAACAGGCTTTAGAAAATTCAAATCAGGATGATATCCAGCGTTTAGAAAATGATGGTTTCATTATTGTAGTTGGAAGCAGCGGAGAAGAATTTACCATCAATTTAAGTGATGACGTAGAAGTTTTTGCAGAAGATATTCCGGGATGGCAGGTAACTAACCTGGGCAGCTTAACCGTTGCTTTAGATGTGACGATTACCGATGAACTGAAACAGGAAGGTATCTCGCGTGAGTTGGTTAACCGTATCCAGAATTTACGTAAAGAACTAAATTTTGAGGTGACCGATAGGATTAAAGTTTCGTTACAAAATGATAACTTGGTAGCTAATGCAGTTGCCAAAAACAAGGGCTACATTTGCGCGGAAATATTGGCCGACGAATTAGAATTAACAGATACTGTAACTAATGCAAACAAAATCACCATTGATGATGTTGAGTTAAGCATTTCAGTAACTAAAATATAA
- a CDS encoding TraR/DksA family transcriptional regulator — protein sequence MENSNKTRYSDSELQEFKELIQDKLRMAKEELNSLTTSLSNPNANGTEDTSGAYKTLEDGSATMEKEQINQLAARQKKFIDNLENALVRIENKTYGICRETGKLIQKERLRAVPHATLSMEAKLKQS from the coding sequence ATGGAAAACAGTAACAAAACACGCTACTCAGACAGTGAACTTCAGGAATTTAAAGAATTGATTCAAGATAAATTACGCATGGCGAAAGAGGAACTTAACTCTTTAACCACTTCTTTGAGTAACCCAAATGCAAACGGTACTGAAGATACTTCAGGTGCGTACAAAACATTAGAAGATGGTTCTGCAACGATGGAGAAAGAACAGATCAATCAATTGGCTGCCCGTCAGAAAAAATTTATTGATAACCTGGAAAACGCATTGGTGCGTATTGAGAACAAAACTTATGGTATTTGCCGCGAAACCGGTAAATTAATCCAAAAAGAACGTTTACGTGCAGTACCTCATGCAACTTTAAGCATGGAAGCTAAATTAAAGCAGAGTTAA
- a CDS encoding lipoprotein signal peptidase, translating to MKGYTKPLIVIFLVLLADQLVKTWVKTHMYLGQEFHIIGKWFIIHFTENNGMAFGMEFGGEFGKLALSLFRIAAVAGIGYGLHYLIKHKYHRGLILNVALIFSGALGNIIDSVFYGKIYGYESWFHGRVVDMFYFPIAEGHFPTWLPIWGGEEFVFFRPVFNLADAAISVGVILILIFQKNYFKEDVKDEVSINSEIVED from the coding sequence ATGAAAGGCTATACAAAACCTTTAATTGTAATCTTTTTAGTTTTACTGGCCGATCAGCTGGTTAAAACCTGGGTTAAAACACACATGTACCTGGGCCAGGAGTTTCATATTATTGGTAAATGGTTTATCATCCATTTTACCGAAAATAATGGTATGGCTTTCGGTATGGAGTTTGGTGGCGAATTCGGCAAATTGGCCTTATCGCTTTTCCGCATTGCAGCAGTTGCCGGGATTGGTTATGGTTTACATTATTTAATTAAGCATAAATATCACCGTGGTTTAATCTTAAATGTGGCTTTGATTTTTTCAGGCGCATTAGGTAACATTATCGATTCTGTATTTTACGGAAAAATTTATGGTTACGAAAGCTGGTTCCACGGCCGTGTGGTAGATATGTTCTACTTCCCGATTGCCGAAGGCCACTTCCCTACCTGGTTACCGATATGGGGAGGAGAAGAGTTTGTTTTCTTCAGACCTGTTTTTAACCTTGCAGACGCAGCCATTTCAGTAGGCGTTATACTTATCCTCATCTTCCAAAAAAACTACTTTAAAGAAGATGTTAAGGACGAAGTAAGCATCAACAGCGAAATTGTAGAGGATTAA
- a CDS encoding DUF4269 domain-containing protein — protein sequence MINFLNISYLQSGNEKQVKAYQVLTDNRVLEKLAAYKPILVGTIPINIDIENSDLDIICEVPDNDEFVDQLTAVFGSQKDFSVIESAKFNAIKATFKIEGFEIEIFGQNKPATQQNAYRHMLIEYKLLLENGEAFRQEIISLKKQGYKTEPAFAKLLGIKGNAYEELLKLDA from the coding sequence ATGATCAACTTCCTCAATATATCTTATCTCCAATCTGGTAACGAAAAACAGGTAAAAGCTTATCAGGTTTTAACAGATAACCGGGTTTTAGAAAAACTTGCTGCATACAAACCTATTTTAGTCGGTACCATACCAATCAATATCGACATTGAAAACAGTGATCTGGATATCATTTGTGAAGTACCTGATAACGATGAATTTGTTGATCAGTTAACTGCCGTTTTTGGTTCCCAAAAAGATTTCTCGGTTATTGAGAGCGCCAAATTCAATGCAATCAAAGCAACATTTAAAATCGAGGGTTTCGAAATTGAAATATTCGGACAAAACAAACCTGCAACACAGCAAAACGCCTACCGCCACATGCTAATCGAATATAAATTACTTTTAGAAAACGGTGAAGCATTCAGACAGGAAATTATCTCCTTAAAAAAACAAGGTTATAAAACCGAACCCGCATTTGCAAAATTACTGGGAATTAAGGGAAATGCTTATGAGGAATTATTGAAATTGGATGCTTAG
- a CDS encoding 3-keto-disaccharide hydrolase, whose protein sequence is MKLHFALLLLITLSTTAFAQKSLFNGKNLDGWHVDVPAMDKKPDTVNPFIVRNGMLVSLGTPGGHLITDKIYKNYQLTVQYRFAGKPGNCGVLVHASTPRALYGMFPKSLEVQMQHKDAGDFWCIEEDITVPDMVARRGPKENWGVNGDKLRRIKNLTDDSEKPVGEWNTMVIQCLDNEVKVWVNGTLVNYGTNCTVSSGQIALQAEGSEVEFKQLDLKPIKVLSK, encoded by the coding sequence ATGAAATTACATTTTGCCCTTTTACTGCTCATTACATTGAGCACCACAGCATTTGCTCAAAAAAGCCTTTTTAATGGTAAAAATTTAGACGGCTGGCATGTAGATGTTCCTGCAATGGATAAAAAGCCTGATACGGTTAATCCATTTATAGTCCGCAATGGAATGCTGGTAAGTTTAGGTACGCCAGGCGGACATTTAATTACCGATAAAATTTATAAAAATTATCAGTTAACCGTACAATACCGTTTTGCAGGTAAACCGGGTAATTGTGGCGTTTTGGTACATGCATCAACGCCTAGGGCCTTATACGGCATGTTCCCAAAATCTTTAGAAGTTCAGATGCAGCATAAAGATGCCGGCGATTTTTGGTGTATAGAAGAGGATATTACCGTACCTGATATGGTTGCCAGACGCGGCCCTAAAGAAAACTGGGGAGTAAATGGAGATAAACTTCGCCGCATTAAAAACTTAACAGATGATAGCGAAAAACCTGTTGGCGAATGGAATACCATGGTGATACAATGTTTAGATAATGAAGTTAAAGTATGGGTAAATGGCACATTAGTAAACTATGGTACAAACTGTACGGTAAGTAGTGGCCAGATTGCCCTACAAGCAGAAGGCAGCGAAGTAGAATTTAAGCAATTGGATTTGAAACCAATTAAAGTGCTGTCTAAATAA
- the odhB gene encoding 2-oxoglutarate dehydrogenase complex dihydrolipoyllysine-residue succinyltransferase, whose protein sequence is MSLEIKVPPVGESITEVVLSRWIKNDGDVVEMDEVIAELESDKATFELTAEQAGTLKTIAAEGDTLAIGAVVCKIEDGGAAAAPKSEGESPKADAQAPAAVAEVPKAQDSAASKDSYATGTPSPAAGKILAEKGIEAGAVKGTGVDGRITKDDAVKAEAGKKPEAPKASAPVAAAAPAGSRGERREKMSPLRRTVAKRLVAVKNETAMLTTFNEVNMKPIMDLRGKYKDQFKEKFGVGLGFMSFFTKAVTEALKDFPAVNGRIEGEELVYNDFADISIAVSAPKGLVVPVIRNAESMTLAQIEKSVLELALKARDSKLTIEEMTGGTFTITNGGVFGSMMSTPIINAPQSAILGMHNIVERPVAEKGEVVIRPMMYVALSYDHRIIDGRESVGFLVRVKQLLEDPARLLLGI, encoded by the coding sequence ATGAGTTTAGAGATAAAAGTTCCACCTGTTGGTGAGTCGATAACCGAAGTTGTTTTATCACGTTGGATAAAAAACGATGGCGATGTTGTTGAAATGGATGAAGTAATTGCCGAATTAGAATCGGATAAAGCAACATTCGAATTAACTGCAGAACAAGCTGGAACTTTAAAAACCATAGCGGCCGAAGGTGATACTTTAGCCATTGGCGCAGTAGTTTGTAAAATTGAAGATGGTGGCGCAGCTGCTGCGCCGAAATCTGAAGGCGAAAGCCCAAAAGCTGACGCACAAGCTCCGGCTGCTGTTGCCGAAGTACCTAAGGCTCAGGATTCAGCTGCTTCTAAAGATTCTTATGCTACAGGAACTCCATCACCTGCTGCTGGTAAAATTCTTGCGGAAAAAGGAATTGAAGCTGGTGCAGTAAAAGGTACCGGTGTGGATGGCCGCATTACTAAAGATGATGCTGTAAAAGCTGAAGCGGGTAAAAAACCAGAAGCACCTAAAGCGAGTGCTCCTGTTGCAGCTGCTGCGCCTGCAGGTAGCCGTGGCGAGCGTCGTGAGAAAATGTCTCCACTACGTAGAACGGTTGCAAAACGTTTGGTTGCTGTTAAAAATGAAACCGCAATGTTAACTACTTTTAACGAAGTTAACATGAAACCAATTATGGATTTACGCGGAAAATATAAAGACCAGTTCAAAGAAAAATTTGGTGTTGGTTTAGGTTTTATGAGCTTTTTCACTAAAGCAGTTACTGAAGCTTTAAAAGATTTTCCTGCAGTGAATGGCCGTATTGAAGGGGAAGAATTGGTTTACAACGATTTCGCTGATATTTCTATAGCGGTTTCTGCTCCAAAGGGTTTAGTTGTTCCGGTAATTCGTAATGCTGAAAGCATGACTTTAGCACAGATCGAAAAATCGGTTTTAGAATTGGCTTTAAAAGCACGTGACAGCAAATTAACCATTGAAGAAATGACTGGTGGAACGTTTACAATCACTAACGGTGGTGTGTTTGGTTCAATGATGTCGACGCCGATTATCAATGCGCCACAATCAGCTATTTTAGGCATGCACAACATTGTTGAGCGTCCGGTGGCTGAAAAAGGTGAGGTGGTAATCCGCCCGATGATGTACGTTGCTTTATCTTATGATCACAGAATTATCGACGGACGTGAGTCGGTTGGCTTCCTGGTTCGTGTAAAACAACTGTTAGAAGATCCAGCAAGATTATTATTGGGTATATAA